One part of the Mangrovibacillus cuniculi genome encodes these proteins:
- the amyS gene encoding alpha-amylase, with protein sequence MRLKGIFASLLVFVLLVSPLGTSLASANTNGTMMQYFEWYLPNDGAHWGRMQSDAANLKNMGITAVWIPPAYKGTSSSDVGYGAYDLYDLGEFNQKGTTRTKYGTKTQLKSAISSLKTNGIQVYGDVVMNHKGGADYTQSVTAVEVNPNNRNQETSGEYQIQAWTGFNFPGRGNTHSSFKWQWYHFDGTDWDQSRSLSRIYKFRGTGKNWDWEVATEFGNYDYLMFADVDFDHPDVQQEMKNWGKWYVNELGLDGFRLDAVKHIKHSYIGDWLGSVRQNTGKELFSVAEYWQDNVGAIENYLAKSGNTHSAFDVPLHYAFHRASNSGGSYDMRNLLNNTLVSRQPVKAVTFVENHDSQPGQALESTVQPWFKPLAYAYILTRSQGYPSVFYGDYYGTKGSTSYEIPSMKSKLDPLLQARKTYAYGTQHDYLDHWDVVGWTREGTTDKTKSGLATILSDGPGGSKWMYVGRQNAGETWYDITGNRGDRVVINNDGWGNFYVNGGSVSVYIQQ encoded by the coding sequence ATGCGGTTAAAGGGGATTTTTGCAAGTTTACTAGTATTTGTTTTACTCGTTAGTCCACTAGGTACATCATTAGCTAGTGCGAACACAAATGGCACCATGATGCAGTATTTTGAATGGTACTTACCAAACGATGGAGCGCATTGGGGACGTATGCAAAGTGATGCTGCAAATTTAAAGAATATGGGAATTACCGCGGTGTGGATACCACCAGCTTATAAGGGAACATCCTCCAGTGATGTTGGATATGGAGCTTATGATCTTTACGACTTAGGGGAATTTAATCAAAAAGGAACAACTCGTACGAAATATGGTACGAAGACACAATTAAAGTCGGCAATCTCTTCTCTAAAAACGAACGGTATTCAAGTTTATGGAGATGTGGTTATGAATCATAAAGGAGGAGCTGACTACACGCAATCTGTAACCGCTGTAGAAGTAAATCCAAATAATCGAAATCAAGAAACAAGTGGGGAGTATCAAATTCAAGCCTGGACTGGATTCAACTTTCCGGGACGAGGAAATACGCATTCTTCTTTCAAATGGCAGTGGTATCATTTTGATGGAACAGATTGGGATCAATCCAGAAGTTTAAGCAGAATATATAAGTTTCGTGGAACAGGGAAGAACTGGGATTGGGAAGTTGCAACGGAGTTTGGTAACTATGATTACTTAATGTTTGCTGATGTAGACTTTGACCACCCTGATGTACAGCAGGAAATGAAAAACTGGGGTAAATGGTATGTAAATGAACTTGGGTTAGATGGATTCCGTTTAGATGCGGTGAAACATATAAAGCACTCGTACATTGGCGACTGGTTAGGTTCTGTTCGTCAAAATACTGGTAAGGAATTGTTTAGTGTAGCAGAATATTGGCAAGATAATGTTGGCGCTATCGAAAATTACTTAGCGAAATCAGGTAACACTCACTCAGCATTTGATGTGCCTCTACACTATGCTTTCCACCGTGCCTCTAATTCTGGTGGAAGCTACGATATGAGAAATCTATTAAATAACACGTTAGTGTCTCGTCAGCCGGTAAAAGCTGTAACGTTTGTAGAGAATCACGATTCACAACCAGGTCAAGCGTTAGAGTCAACGGTTCAACCTTGGTTTAAACCTCTTGCGTACGCATATATTTTAACTCGTTCTCAAGGATATCCATCTGTATTCTATGGAGATTATTATGGAACGAAAGGGTCAACTTCCTATGAAATTCCTTCTATGAAGTCTAAGTTAGATCCACTTTTACAAGCTCGTAAGACTTACGCGTACGGAACACAACACGATTACTTAGATCACTGGGATGTCGTGGGATGGACACGTGAAGGGACTACAGATAAAACGAAATCAGGTCTAGCAACAATTCTTTCTGATGGTCCTGGAGGAAGTAAGTGGATGTATGTTGGTAGGCAAAATGCCGGTGAAACTTGGTACGATATTACTGGAAACCGCGGAGATCGCGTTGTAATTAACAACGATGGATGGGGGAACTTCTACGTAAACGGTGGTTCAGTGTCGGTTTATATTCAGCAATAA
- a CDS encoding GNAT family N-acetyltransferase — MHTTKKLGNFFEKVVPKLQENEALHNLAFGILKREVTNEHSTLQHWYLESDGEVVGLLMRTPPHKFIAICFDHHQVELVGEWILDTVAASDSNGGFVVEETLGNFLKTAWPKRFDSELFINVGQGVYECLDVATPKVDGGTFHLLGHAEKDWLVKAYMAFVVETSIGESTHEEAVQTIEKMFTYATFWGLRVDGELVAMCANSRSTDNVGVINFVYTPKEFRKRGYGSAITAYGTQQMINKFGAAALYTDLSNPTSNSIYQEIGYKRIGTSLELKVRGV, encoded by the coding sequence ATGCATACCACCAAGAAGTTGGGAAATTTTTTTGAAAAAGTAGTACCGAAACTACAAGAAAATGAGGCATTACATAACTTAGCGTTTGGAATTTTAAAAAGAGAAGTTACGAATGAGCATAGTACGCTTCAACATTGGTATCTAGAGAGTGACGGCGAGGTTGTTGGACTATTAATGAGGACTCCTCCTCATAAGTTTATTGCTATTTGTTTTGATCATCACCAAGTTGAACTTGTTGGAGAGTGGATTTTGGACACAGTAGCCGCTTCGGATAGTAATGGTGGATTTGTTGTGGAAGAAACGTTAGGAAATTTTCTAAAAACAGCGTGGCCGAAGAGATTTGACAGTGAACTCTTTATAAATGTGGGGCAAGGAGTATATGAATGCTTGGATGTAGCGACTCCTAAAGTGGATGGGGGTACTTTTCATCTATTAGGCCACGCTGAAAAAGATTGGCTAGTGAAAGCTTATATGGCATTTGTTGTAGAAACTTCTATTGGAGAAAGTACGCACGAAGAAGCAGTTCAAACGATCGAAAAAATGTTCACATACGCTACTTTTTGGGGACTTAGAGTGGACGGCGAACTTGTTGCGATGTGTGCGAACTCGCGATCTACGGATAATGTCGGAGTAATTAATTTTGTTTATACCCCGAAAGAATTTCGTAAGCGAGGTTACGGTTCTGCTATTACCGCTTACGGCACGCAGCAAATGATTAATAAATTTGGTGCTGCTGCGTTGTACACAGATTTAAGCAATCCAACGTCAAATAGCATTTATCAAGAGATCGGATATAAGCGAATTGGAACTTCTTTAGAGTTGAAGGTTCGAGGAGTATAG
- a CDS encoding HAD family hydrolase, whose product MIKAVLFDLDNTLLDRDQSLVNFIDKQYDRHLSLFNKITKELFMKRFVTLDKKGYVWKDKVYKQLIEEFEISGVTYEVLLEDYLEYFHHGAVAYEGMHQLLQGLKESGYKVGIVTNGFTRLQESNIRALQLDELADVILISEKEQLRKPDPAIFERAAYLLQVTREECLFVGDHPTNDVEAAKAVGMKAIWKQDTSWEDPLDSDGTINHLSQVWNYL is encoded by the coding sequence ATGATAAAAGCAGTATTATTTGATTTAGACAACACTCTTTTAGATAGAGATCAATCATTAGTGAACTTTATTGATAAACAATATGACCGACATCTGTCTTTATTTAATAAAATAACAAAAGAACTATTCATGAAACGATTTGTTACGTTAGATAAGAAAGGTTATGTGTGGAAAGACAAGGTGTATAAACAATTAATAGAAGAATTTGAGATAAGTGGGGTTACATATGAAGTATTATTAGAGGACTATTTAGAGTATTTTCATCATGGAGCCGTGGCTTATGAGGGAATGCATCAGTTACTACAAGGGTTAAAAGAGAGTGGGTATAAGGTGGGGATTGTGACTAATGGATTTACTAGGTTACAAGAGAGCAATATCCGCGCGTTACAATTAGACGAATTAGCAGATGTCATTCTGATCTCAGAAAAAGAACAACTCCGTAAACCCGATCCAGCTATATTTGAACGAGCAGCATATTTACTCCAAGTTACTCGAGAGGAATGTTTGTTTGTAGGGGATCATCCAACAAACGATGTAGAAGCAGCTAAGGCTGTAGGAATGAAAGCTATCTGGAAGCAAGATACGTCATGGGAAGATCCGCTTGATTCTGATGGAACAATCAATCATTTATCTCAAGTATGGAATTATCTATAA
- a CDS encoding histidine kinase N-terminal 7TM domain-containing protein, translating to MDTGLMLYVVSTVSAGLLGLFLCAYSFFKLKNTPGVLYFGLLNFAVAFFAFMYTFELLSTSLEQVAFWLKLEYLALPFIPALTLFMILDYVGEQVKTKYKYMYLLLPLMTIFFHHTNSMHGLYYSDMEMMRVSNFEVVKLTYGPWYYVHSLYLFVTLVISTIVAFTKWKGASFRFKMQLLFLVTGILFPIIGGHMYMNGLSPDGVDLGPVFLSISLLFFTVSLFIFQLFDVVPIAKEKIFDNMQEGILVVNKYRVLLDFNQAAERIFPILSSTKIGSDIDTLFLETEELASALQGDTSTTIELKREMYVQLIFTPIYEREHYHIGTIISILDVSERVQMERRMFELASIDSLTQVFNRRYFIEKTEEVLANDPINSVGMIMFDIDFFKRINDTHGHQAGDEVLIQIASLIKSSLRENEMVGRYGGEEFIFVTWDAPPELLYERAEELRIQLEQLIIFYNEKELKVTSSFGVTYLSVTDLKEIDLQELIRIADKNLYQAKELGRNRVVFSESLVH from the coding sequence ATGGACACAGGATTAATGTTATATGTAGTATCGACAGTTTCAGCAGGGCTATTAGGGCTTTTTCTTTGTGCGTATTCTTTCTTTAAATTAAAAAATACTCCAGGAGTGCTCTATTTTGGCTTATTGAACTTTGCTGTAGCCTTTTTTGCATTTATGTATACATTTGAATTATTGAGCACCTCACTTGAACAAGTGGCATTTTGGTTAAAGTTAGAATATCTTGCGCTTCCATTTATTCCTGCATTAACACTCTTTATGATCCTGGATTACGTTGGAGAACAAGTGAAAACTAAATACAAGTATATGTATCTGCTTTTACCATTAATGACCATCTTCTTTCATCATACGAACTCCATGCATGGATTATATTATTCAGATATGGAAATGATGCGTGTAAGTAACTTTGAAGTAGTCAAGTTAACCTACGGACCGTGGTATTACGTGCATAGTCTGTACCTTTTTGTAACCCTAGTGATAAGTACCATTGTTGCTTTTACAAAATGGAAGGGTGCAAGTTTCCGATTTAAGATGCAGTTACTATTTTTAGTAACAGGAATCCTATTTCCCATTATCGGTGGTCACATGTATATGAATGGATTGAGTCCAGATGGAGTAGATTTAGGTCCAGTATTTTTAAGTATATCTCTATTATTTTTTACCGTATCCTTATTCATCTTCCAATTATTTGATGTTGTCCCAATAGCAAAAGAAAAAATATTTGATAATATGCAAGAGGGAATTTTAGTAGTAAACAAGTATAGGGTATTGCTAGATTTCAACCAAGCTGCCGAAAGGATTTTTCCAATATTATCTTCTACTAAAATTGGCTCCGATATAGATACTTTATTTTTAGAAACTGAAGAACTCGCTTCGGCTCTTCAAGGGGATACTTCAACTACTATCGAGTTGAAACGTGAGATGTATGTTCAACTTATTTTTACACCTATTTATGAAAGAGAACATTATCATATAGGGACAATAATATCCATTTTGGATGTATCCGAACGAGTGCAGATGGAAAGAAGAATGTTTGAGCTAGCCAGCATAGATAGTCTAACCCAAGTTTTTAACCGTCGTTATTTTATAGAAAAAACAGAAGAAGTGTTAGCCAATGATCCAATAAACTCAGTAGGTATGATAATGTTTGATATTGATTTTTTTAAAAGAATAAATGACACCCATGGACACCAAGCTGGTGATGAAGTGTTAATACAAATCGCATCGCTAATAAAAAGTAGTTTAAGAGAAAACGAAATGGTAGGGAGGTACGGCGGAGAAGAATTTATCTTTGTCACATGGGATGCGCCTCCAGAATTACTGTACGAAAGAGCAGAGGAACTACGTATACAGTTAGAGCAGTTGATTATTTTTTATAATGAGAAGGAGTTAAAGGTTACTTCTAGCTTTGGTGTAACGTATCTTTCAGTTACTGATTTGAAAGAGATTGACCTG